In Brevibacillus brevis NBRC 100599, a single genomic region encodes these proteins:
- a CDS encoding SepM family pheromone-processing serine protease has translation MSEEQLYANRRRSSGTRGFSWILALVFVLLGISFFVPTNYYVSRPGSAIELGPMIQVEGGKKDETGSFMLTTVRMGEANLPWYWYAKMAQDVELLPKELVVSKGEDSEDFIRREQAVMDNSQKIAEAVAFRLAGFEVKIEKQGVWVMGTLEGFPAHKTLRIGDVITYVDGVRTSEAKDLLTALSAKKAGDQVEITYTRDGQEAKTMLTLEPLPESKSVGIGVRPDNKQEIIIPKEVTIASQGIGGPSAGLMMTLEIYDQLNTETDLTKGYKIAGTGTISLDGKVGRIGGINLKVIAADKAGAEIFFAPQDTPDTSSNYEEALATAKRIGTSMKVVPIKTVEEAITYLNAQKPKST, from the coding sequence ATGAGTGAGGAACAGCTTTATGCCAACAGACGAAGATCTTCAGGAACCAGAGGCTTTAGCTGGATACTTGCCTTGGTTTTTGTCTTGTTGGGTATTTCTTTTTTTGTACCGACGAATTATTACGTGAGTCGTCCGGGTTCAGCGATTGAGTTGGGGCCGATGATCCAAGTGGAGGGCGGGAAGAAGGACGAGACCGGCTCCTTCATGCTAACGACAGTTCGAATGGGCGAAGCGAATTTGCCGTGGTATTGGTATGCAAAAATGGCGCAGGATGTTGAGCTGTTGCCCAAGGAACTGGTTGTCAGCAAGGGCGAGGACAGCGAAGATTTTATCCGTCGAGAACAAGCAGTCATGGACAATTCACAAAAAATTGCGGAGGCAGTCGCATTCCGTCTTGCTGGTTTCGAAGTGAAAATCGAAAAGCAGGGCGTGTGGGTGATGGGTACCTTGGAAGGCTTCCCTGCCCATAAAACATTGCGAATCGGTGATGTCATTACGTATGTAGACGGGGTTCGCACATCTGAGGCAAAAGATTTGCTGACAGCCCTCTCTGCAAAAAAAGCAGGCGATCAAGTCGAAATTACGTACACAAGAGATGGACAAGAGGCCAAAACGATGTTAACCTTGGAACCACTACCTGAATCCAAGTCAGTTGGAATTGGTGTACGCCCTGACAACAAACAGGAAATCATCATTCCAAAAGAAGTAACCATTGCCTCTCAAGGGATTGGTGGTCCTTCTGCGGGGTTGATGATGACGCTGGAGATTTATGACCAGTTAAATACGGAGACGGATTTGACAAAAGGCTATAAAATTGCAGGAACAGGCACGATTTCGTTAGACGGAAAAGTAGGCAGGATCGGTGGCATTAATTTAAAGGTAATCGCAGCGGACAAAGCGGGTGCAGAGATCTTCTTTGCTCCACAGGATACGCCAGATACGAGCTCCAATTACGAGGAGGCGTTAGCAACTGCCAAGCGGATTGGAACGTCAATGAAAGTGGTTCCGATCAAGACGGTAGAAGAAGCGATTACCTACTTGAATGCTCAAAAACCGAAATCTACCTGA
- the ylbJ gene encoding sporulation integral membrane protein YlbJ: MSRHSPVLTLLLAISTVFIVIALIAYSQISFEAAVRGLKIWWEVVFPSTLPFIVLSEVLMGLGVVHFVGVLLEPLMRPLFNVPGTGGFVLAMGFSSGYPVAAKLTTRLRLQGNVTKAEGERLVSFTTTGDPLFVMGAVAIGFFHSEQMGVILALTHYLSAVLMGVIYRFHAPFAITSAPLEKNSLPLPLRALQAMHRARIRDRRPFGKLMGEAVQSALNTLLMIGGFIIVFSVLIQLFSTIHLTQIISTLLSIFLGPFGFPPAFSQAIVAGLFEVTLGAQAASIVPNDVSLVWKAAIASAILSWGGLSVHAQVASILSETDIRVAPYLIARSLHALLAAILTFVLWGPLATVSSWFAEKAVPVFVHAKAEIPATSWWETFLLSGGLAIGVGAILLCTSLTLSHMNRSKTR; the protein is encoded by the coding sequence ATGTCACGCCACTCACCCGTCCTTACCTTGTTGCTCGCCATCTCGACCGTTTTCATTGTTATTGCGTTGATTGCTTACTCGCAGATATCTTTTGAAGCTGCCGTACGCGGTCTAAAGATATGGTGGGAGGTAGTTTTTCCCTCTACCCTTCCCTTTATTGTGCTATCTGAGGTGTTGATGGGTCTGGGCGTCGTCCATTTCGTCGGCGTGTTACTGGAGCCATTGATGCGCCCACTGTTTAACGTTCCGGGCACTGGCGGATTCGTACTGGCTATGGGCTTCTCGTCCGGCTATCCGGTAGCCGCAAAGCTGACTACACGCCTGCGTCTGCAAGGCAATGTGACGAAGGCTGAGGGTGAACGTCTCGTCTCTTTTACAACAACAGGAGACCCCTTATTCGTCATGGGAGCAGTGGCAATCGGCTTTTTCCACAGCGAGCAAATGGGCGTCATTTTAGCCCTGACTCATTACTTGTCAGCTGTACTCATGGGCGTAATCTATCGTTTTCATGCGCCTTTTGCGATTACTTCAGCCCCATTGGAGAAAAATTCACTTCCTCTTCCTTTACGGGCCTTGCAAGCGATGCATCGGGCACGTATCCGCGATCGTCGTCCGTTCGGAAAATTAATGGGAGAAGCCGTGCAATCCGCTCTGAATACACTGCTTATGATCGGTGGCTTCATCATTGTTTTCTCGGTATTAATCCAACTTTTCTCCACAATTCATCTGACGCAAATCATCAGTACGCTTCTCTCGATTTTTCTCGGTCCCTTTGGTTTTCCACCAGCCTTCTCCCAAGCAATCGTGGCTGGATTGTTCGAAGTAACCCTTGGCGCACAGGCAGCGAGCATTGTGCCTAATGATGTTTCCTTGGTCTGGAAAGCAGCCATTGCCAGTGCGATATTGTCCTGGGGCGGTCTGAGTGTTCACGCACAGGTCGCAAGTATCTTGAGTGAAACGGATATTCGTGTCGCCCCTTACTTGATTGCCAGATCCCTGCATGCTTTGCTAGCTGCGATTTTGACCTTTGTCCTTTGGGGGCCACTTGCCACAGTCAGTTCCTGGTTCGCCGAGAAAGCCGTCCCTGTATTTGTGCATGCGAAAGCTGAGATTCCTGCGACGAGTTGGTGGGAGACCTTCCTATTATCAGGGGGACTCGCCATCGGCGTCGGTGCGATTCTGTTGTGTACCAGCCTGACCCTTTCGCACATGAACCGCAGCAAGACGCGATAA
- a CDS encoding Ku protein, which produces MHTVWKGSISFGLVNIPVRMFTATEERDIRFRQLHKECNTPIKYTKMCPHCQREVDTSEIVRGFEYEKGHFVMIDDDDLEAITPETRRAIEIIDFVDLSEVDPVYFHKSYFLSPQDTGEKAYALLRSAMEQTGKIGVAQVTMRNRQSLAVIRLYEHCIMLETIFYPDEVRPVSQVPALPEATVQLAENELKMATELISNMTIPFDPAKYTDEYRSDLQKLIEKKLEGQEIATAPTVARTNVIDLMQALKESLESTAGQAAMPIKIEPEPTPSKPARKRTTAASSSEKEQASKKAAPASLKKTTTTSTTKTLRKKKATSG; this is translated from the coding sequence ATGCATACGGTGTGGAAGGGCTCAATCAGCTTCGGCCTCGTCAATATACCTGTTCGTATGTTTACTGCAACGGAAGAGCGCGATATTCGCTTTCGTCAACTGCATAAAGAGTGCAATACCCCGATCAAGTACACGAAAATGTGCCCGCACTGTCAACGCGAGGTCGATACGAGCGAAATCGTCCGTGGCTTCGAATACGAAAAAGGACATTTTGTCATGATCGACGATGACGATCTGGAAGCCATTACGCCAGAAACACGCAGAGCCATTGAAATTATCGACTTCGTAGACTTGTCGGAGGTCGATCCCGTTTATTTTCATAAGAGCTATTTCCTATCTCCACAGGACACTGGCGAAAAAGCATACGCCTTGCTGCGATCGGCTATGGAACAGACAGGAAAAATCGGCGTTGCACAGGTGACGATGCGCAATCGGCAAAGCCTGGCCGTTATCCGACTGTATGAACATTGCATCATGCTGGAGACGATCTTCTATCCAGATGAGGTACGTCCCGTCAGTCAAGTACCTGCCTTGCCTGAAGCCACTGTACAGTTGGCCGAAAACGAACTGAAGATGGCAACTGAGCTCATTAGCAATATGACGATCCCTTTTGATCCGGCAAAATATACGGATGAATATCGATCCGATCTGCAAAAACTGATTGAGAAAAAATTGGAGGGTCAGGAGATCGCCACTGCACCTACCGTGGCAAGAACCAATGTTATCGATCTCATGCAGGCCCTAAAAGAAAGCTTGGAATCTACAGCTGGTCAAGCCGCTATGCCCATCAAAATCGAGCCCGAACCAACTCCGTCAAAGCCTGCGCGAAAACGTACCACCGCTGCCTCCTCGTCCGAAAAAGAGCAGGCATCGAAAAAGGCGGCACCAGCCAGTCTGAAAAAGACTACGACTACTTCTACAACCAAAACACTCCGCAAAAAGAAGGCTACTTCTGGTTAG
- a CDS encoding YceD family protein, producing the protein MNIKLAELEHRKGEPLPFQVTLDADELKKRHHEIRGITPVTASGEAVQLGNLYYVKGSMKADVNFVCARCLNPFVDQATVDFSETFALSDDPILQDDEDSDILPLEGDEIELDSLLQEDFLLAMPTFPLCEEDCKGLCPTCGVNRNEVACSCKNERVDPRLAGLADFFKDSK; encoded by the coding sequence ATGAACATTAAGTTAGCAGAGTTAGAGCACCGAAAAGGAGAGCCGTTGCCATTCCAGGTAACTCTGGATGCAGATGAGCTGAAGAAGCGCCATCATGAGATTCGTGGGATTACTCCTGTGACTGCGAGTGGTGAAGCCGTACAGCTGGGCAATCTCTATTACGTAAAAGGAAGCATGAAGGCAGATGTGAATTTTGTCTGCGCGAGATGCTTGAATCCTTTTGTCGATCAGGCAACAGTAGATTTCTCTGAGACATTTGCGCTTTCGGATGATCCGATCCTGCAAGATGATGAGGACAGCGATATCCTTCCTCTGGAAGGCGATGAAATCGAGTTGGACTCACTGCTTCAAGAGGATTTCTTACTGGCTATGCCGACCTTCCCGCTTTGCGAGGAGGATTGTAAAGGTCTGTGCCCGACTTGCGGTGTAAACCGTAATGAAGTGGCATGCAGCTGCAAGAATGAGCGTGTTGACCCGCGATTGGCTGGGTTGGCTGACTTTTTCAAAGACAGCAAATAA
- a CDS encoding DeoR/GlpR family DNA-binding transcription regulator, translating into MFQEERLAAILAYLQEHQRISVQEVVEQFGVSRDTARRDIVKLEEQGQILRTRGGAVLPSLNKKNYSHQERMQLDLTGKRSIATAAARLIKDGDYMLLDASTTVQLAVESLQTRDHVIITNSLATAASMSRKVGVLVKLLGGDVHAEDQCVLGTRVIQNLADFHVDKVLVGACGLTKEGLMSTQEDHGFLIKEMIKRADQVIILTDHTKFGKSMLYRVAGFDQIDIIVTDKLPEKEIAEALHANDVEVIVAST; encoded by the coding sequence GTGTTTCAAGAGGAGAGGCTCGCTGCAATTCTTGCATATTTGCAGGAGCACCAGCGTATCAGTGTGCAGGAGGTAGTTGAGCAGTTTGGTGTTTCCCGTGACACAGCGAGGCGTGATATCGTCAAGCTGGAGGAGCAGGGGCAAATCCTGCGGACCAGGGGAGGAGCGGTACTGCCCAGCCTCAACAAAAAGAACTACTCCCATCAGGAACGAATGCAGCTTGATTTGACAGGAAAGCGCAGTATTGCGACAGCGGCTGCTCGTCTGATCAAAGACGGCGATTACATGCTACTCGATGCTTCCACAACTGTTCAGCTCGCAGTGGAATCGTTACAGACCCGCGACCATGTCATCATTACGAATTCATTAGCGACTGCCGCCAGTATGTCCCGAAAAGTAGGCGTTCTTGTCAAGCTATTGGGCGGAGACGTACATGCAGAAGATCAATGTGTGCTCGGTACACGTGTGATTCAAAACCTCGCTGATTTTCATGTCGATAAAGTACTGGTTGGTGCATGCGGTCTTACAAAGGAAGGGCTCATGTCCACGCAGGAGGATCACGGCTTTCTGATTAAAGAAATGATCAAGCGGGCCGATCAGGTGATCATACTCACCGACCATACCAAGTTTGGAAAAAGCATGCTGTATCGCGTTGCAGGTTTTGACCAGATCGATATTATCGTGACCGATAAGCTGCCTGAAAAGGAAATAGCTGAGGCCTTGCACGCCAACGATGTAGAGGTGATTGTAGCTTCCACATGA
- the coaD gene encoding pantetheine-phosphate adenylyltransferase, protein MAIAVCSGSFDPVTYGHLDIIARGANVFDKVIVAVLINSKKNSLFSVEERVELLRQATADMKNVEVDSFDGLLIDYMNKKGAQVIIRGLRAVSDFEYEMQVASINKKLDEHIETFFMMTNNQYSYLSSSIVKEVAKYKASVADLVPPIVEEALKRKMAE, encoded by the coding sequence ATGGCAATTGCCGTATGTTCAGGAAGCTTTGACCCTGTTACTTATGGGCATCTCGACATTATTGCGCGGGGTGCCAACGTTTTTGATAAGGTCATTGTCGCCGTCTTGATCAATTCAAAGAAAAATTCATTATTCAGCGTAGAAGAGCGTGTCGAATTACTTCGTCAGGCAACGGCTGACATGAAAAATGTTGAAGTGGACTCTTTTGACGGCTTGTTAATTGACTATATGAACAAAAAGGGCGCACAGGTGATCATTCGTGGCCTTCGTGCTGTTTCTGATTTTGAATATGAGATGCAAGTCGCCTCGATTAATAAAAAGCTCGACGAACATATTGAAACGTTTTTCATGATGACGAACAATCAATATTCATACTTGAGCTCAAGTATTGTAAAGGAAGTTGCGAAGTACAAGGCGAGTGTCGCCGATTTAGTGCCGCCGATCGTAGAAGAGGCACTGAAGCGAAAAATGGCTGAGTAG
- a CDS encoding patatin-like phospholipase family protein produces the protein MQTKRKPIVGVALGSGGARGFAHIGVLNALEAHGIQIDMLAGSSMGSLIGAVYANGIEPSMMGKLAMNLKRKHWLDLTVPSMGFVTGEKIKQLIRLLTHGKRLEELNKPLAIVATDIETGERVVFREGPIDQAVRASISIPGIFVPEKVGGRLLVDGGVIDRVPVTVLREMGADIVIAVDVAQFDTRVEVKSIFDVIAQTIDVMEREILRHRIIAADIVIRPDVGHYSSIAYTGVEEIIELGERAGTEHIERIQERIANWEAQE, from the coding sequence ATGCAGACAAAGCGTAAACCAATCGTGGGTGTAGCCCTGGGTTCTGGGGGTGCTCGCGGTTTTGCACATATTGGTGTATTGAATGCGTTAGAAGCACATGGTATCCAGATTGACATGCTGGCTGGCTCCAGTATGGGCAGTCTGATTGGGGCCGTCTATGCCAACGGGATTGAACCGAGCATGATGGGAAAGCTTGCCATGAATTTAAAACGTAAGCATTGGCTCGATTTAACTGTACCCAGCATGGGCTTTGTTACGGGGGAAAAGATCAAGCAATTGATTCGCCTGTTAACGCACGGGAAGCGCTTGGAAGAGCTGAACAAGCCGCTTGCCATTGTGGCGACGGATATTGAAACAGGGGAGCGAGTGGTATTTCGGGAAGGCCCAATTGATCAAGCAGTGAGAGCGAGCATATCCATTCCAGGCATCTTCGTCCCTGAAAAAGTAGGGGGGCGGCTTTTAGTCGACGGAGGAGTCATTGATCGTGTACCGGTGACAGTGCTGCGTGAAATGGGTGCCGATATCGTGATTGCGGTAGATGTCGCCCAATTCGATACGCGGGTGGAGGTCAAAAGTATTTTTGATGTTATCGCCCAAACCATTGATGTCATGGAAAGGGAAATTCTGCGACATCGAATCATTGCGGCAGACATCGTAATCAGGCCGGATGTTGGACACTATAGCAGTATCGCATACACGGGTGTCGAAGAAATAATCGAGCTAGGCGAACGTGCGGGTACTGAACATATCGAACGCATTCAGGAACGAATTGCAAATTGGGAGGCACAAGAATGA
- the rpmF gene encoding 50S ribosomal protein L32, which translates to MAVPQRRTSKTRKRMRRTHFKLEIPGMIKCDNCSEYKLAHRVCPSCGHYKGVKVAK; encoded by the coding sequence ATGGCAGTACCTCAACGGAGAACTTCCAAAACCCGTAAAAGAATGCGTCGTACGCACTTCAAATTAGAGATTCCAGGCATGATCAAATGCGATAATTGCAGCGAATACAAGCTTGCGCATCGTGTTTGCCCAAGCTGCGGTCACTACAAAGGCGTGAAAGTAGCGAAGTAA
- the rsmD gene encoding 16S rRNA (guanine(966)-N(2))-methyltransferase RsmD gives MRVIAGEHRGRRLAAVPGKGTRPTTDKVKESIFNMIGPYFDGGWALDLYAGTGGLGIEALSRGADRAVFVERDQKAFAVVKENVSTCRLDDYAELYRMDAERAIRTLSTRNQKFDLVFLDPPYAQQKIVEEIEMLQELGMLADGAWIVAEHDIADSFPDAIGHCVKDRAAKYGDTAVTVYYYDLEPHA, from the coding sequence ATGCGAGTCATCGCTGGAGAACACAGAGGAAGACGGTTGGCAGCTGTTCCGGGAAAAGGAACGAGACCGACAACCGATAAAGTCAAAGAATCGATTTTTAATATGATTGGCCCGTATTTCGATGGCGGATGGGCATTGGACCTATACGCAGGAACAGGTGGTCTCGGGATCGAGGCATTGAGTAGGGGCGCGGATCGAGCTGTTTTCGTGGAGCGAGATCAAAAAGCATTTGCCGTGGTAAAGGAAAACGTCAGCACTTGCAGGCTAGACGATTATGCCGAGCTATATCGAATGGATGCGGAGCGAGCTATTCGCACACTGAGTACCCGCAATCAAAAATTTGACCTCGTCTTTTTGGACCCGCCATACGCCCAGCAAAAGATCGTAGAAGAAATCGAGATGTTGCAGGAGCTGGGAATGTTGGCAGACGGAGCGTGGATCGTGGCTGAGCATGATATCGCAGACTCCTTTCCGGATGCGATTGGTCATTGTGTGAAGGATCGAGCGGCAAAGTATGGGGATACGGCCGTTACCGTGTATTATTACGATTTGGAGCCACACGCCTAA
- a CDS encoding ABC transporter permease codes for MFALYRKLIAASIRSQMQYKINFVTSAATTGMIMVLDFIILSAILYRFHDVVGWNIYEVGMLYGISSASVSLYRLFAPEINDFEKYIVQGELDQLLIRPVSPLLLLLTRNLDLSRVGGLVQGVSVLVISLSGLAADGKSIIGLVLFSPVAILSGGVIYFSIGLATAGVAFWTHQMKDMLTFTIYAPANASNYPIGLYPNWLKWLFFSAIPIAYMNYLPMLTLLGKGGEWFYPILTPVAAAFAFYSARMLWNVGIRHYHSTGS; via the coding sequence ATGTTTGCCCTCTATCGCAAACTGATTGCGGCCAGCATTCGCTCGCAAATGCAATACAAGATAAATTTTGTCACGAGCGCTGCCACGACCGGAATGATTATGGTGCTTGATTTTATTATTCTCTCTGCGATTTTGTATCGATTTCACGATGTGGTCGGCTGGAATATTTACGAGGTTGGGATGCTTTACGGGATTTCCTCGGCATCTGTCTCCTTGTATCGGCTGTTTGCCCCGGAAATTAACGACTTTGAGAAGTACATCGTACAAGGGGAGCTCGATCAATTGCTCATCCGTCCTGTTTCGCCTTTGCTTCTGCTATTGACACGCAATCTTGATTTGTCGAGAGTGGGAGGGTTGGTACAAGGGGTGTCTGTTTTGGTCATCTCCTTGTCGGGTCTTGCGGCGGACGGAAAATCGATTATAGGGTTGGTGCTATTCTCACCGGTTGCTATTTTGTCTGGCGGCGTGATTTATTTCTCGATTGGACTTGCTACGGCTGGGGTCGCTTTTTGGACGCATCAGATGAAAGACATGCTGACCTTTACCATTTATGCGCCGGCCAATGCTTCCAATTATCCGATCGGGCTCTATCCAAACTGGCTCAAATGGCTGTTTTTCTCAGCGATACCGATCGCGTACATGAATTATTTGCCAATGTTGACGCTTTTGGGCAAAGGGGGCGAATGGTTTTATCCAATACTCACCCCGGTAGCCGCAGCGTTTGCTTTTTATTCCGCTCGTATGCTGTGGAATGTCGGGATTCGAC
- a CDS encoding ABC transporter permease yields MVYWRIIHKSYRRNLQYRLSHVVNNVASSIFGLVFIAIWTGVLSGKQVYGPYDVKTMGFYIAICQSVLWMTTFLSPGLNVQIAVRSGAVSLDMIKPVHYLWYMLSQEFGRLLYNACYRSVPIGLLLGLAVGFFFPSQPFTYFWFILSLLLGTYIGMLLFYLAGISSFWTTEIRWVHLILLSLIFGLGGQMIPIDLMPGVIGKVAPYLPFSAMIYYPVMTLLELAPPYGMLVQAGWALVLTAVALLVTNMARRKLEIQGG; encoded by the coding sequence ATGGTCTATTGGCGGATTATTCACAAGAGTTATCGTCGAAATCTTCAGTATCGTTTATCACATGTCGTCAACAATGTCGCAAGCTCGATTTTTGGGCTTGTTTTTATTGCCATTTGGACAGGGGTCCTTTCTGGAAAACAAGTTTACGGCCCCTATGATGTCAAAACAATGGGGTTTTACATCGCGATTTGCCAAAGTGTTCTCTGGATGACAACATTTTTGTCCCCAGGTCTGAATGTGCAAATCGCGGTTAGAAGCGGGGCTGTCAGTCTGGATATGATCAAGCCTGTTCACTATCTCTGGTACATGCTCAGCCAGGAGTTTGGGCGACTTCTGTACAACGCTTGTTACCGAAGTGTTCCGATTGGCTTGCTGCTAGGATTAGCGGTGGGCTTCTTTTTTCCCTCCCAGCCGTTTACTTACTTCTGGTTTATCCTCTCGCTTCTACTAGGAACGTACATAGGCATGCTGCTCTTTTATCTCGCGGGCATTTCTTCCTTCTGGACGACAGAAATTCGCTGGGTACACCTCATCCTTTTGTCATTGATCTTTGGGTTAGGCGGACAAATGATTCCGATAGACTTGATGCCCGGGGTCATTGGAAAGGTAGCGCCTTATTTGCCCTTTTCGGCAATGATTTATTATCCGGTCATGACTTTGCTAGAGCTTGCACCTCCTTATGGCATGCTTGTACAAGCCGGCTGGGCACTCGTTTTAACGGCAGTTGCTTTATTGGTGACGAATATGGCAAGAAGAAAGCTAGAAATTCAAGGAGGATAA
- a CDS encoding cation diffusion facilitator family transporter: MDVYSDLKQGERGAWVSIFAYIFCSVLKIGVAYVTASEALMADGLNNSTDVVASIAVLIGLRIARKPPDNDHPYGHFRAETISALVASFIMLFVGVQVITNAVPSLFDPKNSAPDLLAGWTALATAVIMLFVYRYNKKLAIKTNSQALDAAAADNRSDAFVSIGTFIGVAGAQFQLHWLDPLAAFVVGLIILKTAWDIFREATHRLTDGFDESDLADLRATISSISGVRDISDIKARYHGSSVLVDVVIHVDPGLNVVESHTITEKIEEQMRKIHRINAVHIHIEPCRKMAPS; the protein is encoded by the coding sequence ATGGATGTTTATTCGGATCTAAAACAAGGAGAACGTGGAGCGTGGGTGAGTATTTTCGCCTACATTTTCTGCTCTGTATTAAAAATAGGAGTTGCGTATGTCACTGCGTCAGAAGCTTTAATGGCCGACGGTCTTAACAACTCAACAGATGTTGTCGCATCGATTGCTGTTTTGATCGGGCTGCGTATTGCAAGGAAACCACCTGATAATGATCACCCGTATGGCCATTTCCGGGCGGAGACGATTTCAGCACTTGTCGCATCATTTATTATGCTATTTGTCGGAGTTCAGGTTATTACGAATGCTGTACCATCCTTGTTTGACCCGAAAAATTCGGCTCCTGACCTGTTGGCAGGGTGGACAGCACTTGCGACTGCGGTCATTATGCTTTTTGTCTATCGCTACAATAAAAAGCTCGCTATCAAAACAAACAGCCAAGCACTAGATGCAGCAGCGGCTGACAACCGTTCAGACGCATTCGTCAGTATCGGGACGTTTATCGGGGTGGCTGGCGCACAGTTTCAATTGCATTGGCTCGATCCGTTAGCTGCTTTTGTTGTTGGTCTCATCATTTTGAAGACTGCGTGGGACATTTTCAGGGAAGCAACCCACCGTTTGACAGATGGGTTTGACGAGAGCGACCTTGCGGACCTGCGGGCTACGATTTCCTCGATTTCAGGGGTAAGGGATATCAGTGACATCAAAGCTCGCTACCATGGGAGCAGCGTGCTGGTTGATGTTGTGATCCATGTAGATCCCGGTCTGAATGTGGTGGAGAGTCACACCATCACCGAAAAAATTGAAGAACAGATGCGCAAGATTCACCGCATTAACGCCGTTCATATCCATATTGAACCGTGTAGAAAAATGGCGCCTAGCTAG